A portion of the Bacillus thuringiensis genome contains these proteins:
- the zwf gene encoding glucose-6-phosphate dehydrogenase, whose protein sequence is MESMTFVLFGATGDLAKRKIYPALYNLYRDQKLPKQISVIGLGRRQVSHEDFQERIKESIETFSRQREEGTPELEGFLDNFRYCPLDVSKPEDYERLLQVVREREEELHIKGNRMFYLSVAPEFFETIALNIKESGLDKTDGWKRLMIEKPFGHDLTSARELNDKLSRTFEEDEIYRIDHYLGKPMIQNLEALEFANPVLQSIWNKEHIANVQITASETVGVEERAGYYDHAGAIRDMVQNHMLQILMMTAMNLPEKINACEIREEKRKVMETLRKVKKEDVQSHIIRGQYSSGEIKGGQVVAYKEEPGVNPSSNIDTFVAARLWIDNPFWTGVPFYIRTGKRMKEKSTRIVIEFKNTLKQQYQDNNPNAEPNLLIIEISPGENVSLQLNSKNPLKNGEIEPMRINFTCEQADVGVPEAYERLIHDAVSGDATFFAHWREVELSWEWVQPILEAFEENLLPLHEYESGSYGPEASNELLQESGFKWWLDQETEK, encoded by the coding sequence TTGGAATCAATGACCTTTGTTTTATTTGGAGCGACAGGGGACTTAGCGAAACGCAAAATTTACCCCGCGCTATATAACTTATATAGAGATCAAAAGCTTCCAAAGCAAATATCTGTTATCGGGCTTGGAAGACGTCAAGTATCTCATGAAGATTTTCAAGAAAGAATAAAAGAATCAATAGAGACGTTTTCTCGTCAGAGGGAAGAAGGTACTCCGGAACTGGAAGGTTTTTTAGATAATTTTCGTTATTGTCCATTAGATGTGAGTAAGCCGGAAGACTATGAGAGATTATTACAAGTCGTTCGTGAAAGGGAAGAAGAACTACATATAAAAGGTAATAGAATGTTCTATCTTTCAGTTGCTCCTGAATTTTTCGAGACGATTGCTTTAAATATTAAGGAAAGCGGACTTGATAAAACGGATGGATGGAAACGCCTGATGATTGAGAAACCGTTTGGGCACGACCTTACATCTGCTCGTGAGCTGAATGATAAGCTTAGTCGCACGTTTGAAGAAGACGAGATATACCGTATTGATCATTATTTAGGTAAACCGATGATTCAAAACCTAGAAGCACTAGAATTTGCAAATCCTGTTCTCCAATCGATTTGGAACAAAGAACATATAGCAAATGTACAAATCACAGCTAGTGAAACGGTTGGGGTTGAAGAAAGAGCTGGATATTATGATCACGCAGGAGCCATTCGAGATATGGTTCAAAATCACATGTTGCAAATATTAATGATGACTGCTATGAATCTGCCGGAAAAAATTAACGCATGTGAAATTCGAGAGGAAAAACGAAAGGTAATGGAGACGCTTCGCAAAGTAAAAAAAGAAGACGTTCAAAGCCATATCATTCGCGGTCAATACTCTTCAGGAGAGATAAAGGGCGGGCAAGTTGTAGCGTATAAAGAGGAACCAGGAGTAAATCCTTCTTCTAACATAGACACATTTGTTGCTGCTCGCTTGTGGATCGATAATCCGTTTTGGACTGGCGTTCCATTTTATATACGAACAGGAAAACGAATGAAAGAAAAGTCTACTCGTATTGTAATCGAATTTAAAAATACGTTAAAACAGCAATATCAAGATAATAATCCAAATGCAGAACCTAACTTATTAATAATTGAAATTAGCCCAGGTGAGAATGTTTCATTACAGTTAAATAGTAAAAATCCATTGAAAAATGGAGAAATTGAACCGATGCGTATTAACTTTACTTGTGAGCAAGCGGATGTGGGAGTACCTGAAGCGTATGAAAGACTCATTCATGATGCTGTGAGTGGAGACGCTACATTCTTTGCACATTGGAGAGAAGTTGAATTGTCATGGGAATGGGTACAACCAATTCTTGAAGCGTTCGAGGAAAACTTATTACCGCTTCATGAATATGAGTCTGGTTCATATGGTCCAGAAGCGTCTAATGAACTGTTGCAAGAAAGTGGATTTAAATGGTGGTTAGATCAAGAGACGGAAAAATAA
- a CDS encoding NADP-dependent oxidoreductase codes for MKAIGLMQYGDKSVLREIEMQTPLLGDNDILIEVYAAGVNPVDWKIREGLLQDVISYDFPLVLGWDVAGVVTAIGPNVTAFKVGDEVYSRPDIERNGTYAEYVAVDEKYVAKKPRNLSFEEAASIPLVGLTSWQSLVKFANVQKDNKVLIHAGSGGIGTFAIQLAKSFGAHVATTTSTKNIQFVKGLGADTVIDYKTEDFSQLLHNYNIVFDVLGEDVLKDSYKVLAQNGKLASIYGPKGIEVPRTEISIEKNIQAEHIFTEPNGYELSLITELIEGGKIKPVVTHVLPLHVEGVKKAHHISESERALGKIVLKKY; via the coding sequence ATGAAAGCGATAGGACTTATGCAATATGGAGATAAAAGCGTACTACGAGAGATTGAAATGCAGACACCGCTATTGGGAGACAACGATATACTGATTGAAGTATATGCAGCTGGTGTAAATCCTGTGGATTGGAAAATACGTGAAGGTTTACTTCAAGACGTAATTTCTTATGACTTCCCGCTCGTTTTAGGATGGGATGTTGCAGGTGTAGTTACTGCTATAGGGCCAAACGTTACAGCATTTAAAGTAGGGGATGAAGTATATAGTCGTCCAGATATTGAACGAAATGGTACTTATGCAGAGTACGTGGCAGTAGATGAGAAGTATGTAGCGAAAAAACCGAGAAATCTATCTTTTGAGGAAGCAGCATCAATCCCTCTAGTAGGTTTGACAAGTTGGCAAAGTTTAGTGAAGTTCGCAAATGTTCAAAAGGATAATAAGGTTTTAATTCATGCTGGATCTGGCGGGATTGGTACGTTTGCTATTCAGCTAGCAAAAAGCTTCGGTGCACATGTTGCAACTACGACTAGTACGAAAAACATACAGTTTGTAAAGGGTTTAGGTGCTGATACTGTCATTGATTACAAAACAGAAGACTTTTCTCAGCTCCTGCATAATTACAATATTGTATTTGATGTGTTAGGCGAGGATGTACTAAAGGATAGTTATAAAGTGCTTGCCCAAAATGGAAAGTTAGCGTCCATCTATGGTCCAAAGGGTATAGAAGTCCCGCGAACTGAAATATCTATAGAGAAAAATATTCAGGCTGAACATATATTTACTGAACCTAACGGATATGAACTTTCTCTTATTACAGAATTAATTGAGGGCGGGAAGATTAAACCTGTCGTAACGCATGTGTTGCCTTTACATGTAGAAGGTGTAAAAAAAGCACACCACATAAGTGAGTCAGAACGTGCTCTTGGCAAAATTGTATTGAAGAAATATTAG
- a CDS encoding SDR family NAD(P)-dependent oxidoreductase, giving the protein MHTQLKGKTALVTGSTAGIGKAIATSLVAEGATVLINGRREENVNQTIKEIRAQYPDAILHPVVADLGTEQGCQNVIKKYPEVDILINNLGIFEPVEYFDIPDEDWFKLFEVNIMSGVRLTRSYLKQMIERKEGRVIFIASEAAIMPSQEMAHYSATKTMQLSLSRSLAELTTGTNVTVNTIMPGSTLTEGVETMLNSLYPNEQLTIEEAEKRFMKENRPTSIIQRLIRPEEIANLVTFLSSPLSSAINGSALRIDGGLVRSVF; this is encoded by the coding sequence ATGCATACGCAATTAAAAGGAAAAACAGCACTGGTTACTGGATCTACGGCAGGGATTGGAAAAGCAATTGCCACTTCTTTAGTAGCGGAAGGAGCTACTGTACTTATTAATGGACGCCGTGAAGAAAATGTTAATCAAACGATAAAAGAAATTCGAGCGCAGTATCCTGATGCTATCCTTCACCCCGTAGTAGCTGATTTAGGGACAGAACAAGGGTGCCAAAATGTGATTAAAAAGTACCCTGAAGTAGACATTCTTATTAACAACTTAGGAATTTTTGAACCTGTAGAATATTTTGATATTCCTGATGAAGATTGGTTTAAATTGTTTGAAGTCAATATTATGAGTGGTGTTCGACTTACTCGCTCGTATTTAAAACAAATGATTGAAAGAAAAGAAGGAAGAGTCATCTTTATTGCTAGCGAAGCAGCTATTATGCCATCTCAAGAAATGGCTCATTATAGTGCGACTAAAACGATGCAACTCTCACTTTCTCGCAGTTTAGCTGAGCTGACGACAGGAACGAATGTGACTGTTAATACTATAATGCCCGGTTCGACTTTAACGGAAGGAGTGGAGACTATGTTAAATAGTCTTTATCCTAATGAGCAATTGACAATAGAAGAAGCTGAGAAGCGATTTATGAAAGAGAATCGACCAACCTCTATTATTCAAAGACTTATTCGACCAGAAGAAATTGCCAATCTTGTCACTTTCTTAAGCAGCCCACTTTCTTCAGCAATTAATGGTTCCGCGTTGCGAATAGACGGGGGATTAGTACGTAGTGTGTTTTAA
- a CDS encoding zinc-dependent alcohol dehydrogenase family protein has translation MKAQIIHSFGDSSVFQLEEVSKPTLLPGHVLIDVKATSVNPIDTKMRSGAVSAVAPEFPAILHGDVAGIVIEVGEGVSNFKSGDEVYGCAGGFKETGGALAEFMLADARLIAHKPKNLTMEEAAVLPLVAITAWESLFDRANIKPGQNILIHGATGGVGHVAIQLAKWAGAKVFTTASQQSKIDIAHRLGADIAINYKEESVQEYVQKHTNGNGFEVIFDTVGGKNLDHSFEAAAVNGTVVTIAARSTHDLSPLHAKGLSLHVTFMALKILHTDKRDACGEILTKLTQIVEEGHLRPLLDSKPFTFDEVAQAHEYLESNKAIGKIVLKNVW, from the coding sequence ATGAAAGCACAAATTATCCATTCTTTTGGGGACTCATCTGTATTTCAATTAGAAGAAGTTTCAAAACCGACACTTTTACCAGGTCATGTTCTAATCGATGTAAAAGCAACAAGTGTAAATCCAATCGATACAAAAATGCGTAGTGGCGCTGTTTCAGCAGTTGCTCCTGAATTTCCAGCTATATTACATGGCGATGTAGCTGGTATTGTTATTGAAGTAGGAGAAGGTGTTTCGAATTTCAAATCTGGGGATGAAGTATACGGTTGTGCCGGAGGTTTTAAAGAAACTGGTGGTGCACTTGCAGAATTTATGCTTGCTGATGCACGATTAATTGCTCACAAACCTAAAAATTTAACAATGGAAGAAGCAGCTGTCTTGCCATTAGTTGCAATTACAGCTTGGGAATCTTTATTTGATCGTGCAAATATTAAACCTGGTCAAAATATTCTCATTCATGGAGCTACTGGTGGCGTAGGACACGTAGCCATTCAACTAGCTAAATGGGCAGGCGCTAAAGTTTTTACAACCGCTTCTCAGCAAAGCAAAATAGACATCGCCCATCGTCTAGGAGCCGACATAGCTATTAATTATAAAGAAGAATCTGTTCAAGAATATGTACAAAAACATACGAACGGAAACGGATTTGAAGTTATATTTGATACAGTAGGCGGCAAGAATCTTGATCATTCTTTTGAAGCTGCTGCGGTCAACGGAACTGTCGTAACAATTGCAGCTCGTTCAACCCATGACCTCTCTCCTTTACACGCAAAAGGACTCTCTCTGCACGTTACTTTTATGGCGTTAAAAATATTACATACAGATAAACGTGACGCTTGCGGGGAAATTTTAACTAAACTAACGCAAATAGTAGAAGAAGGACACCTTCGACCATTGCTAGATTCTAAACCTTTTACGTTTGATGAAGTTGCACAAGCACATGAATATTTGGAGTCAAATAAAGCAATTGGGAAAATAGTGTTGAAAAACGTTTGGTAA
- a CDS encoding LLM class oxidoreductase translates to MEKFANHFGYNRMFAKDRLTLGVHIPIENYQFHAPTMEKQVELVQKAEQYGFTGVWLRDVLLQDPDFGDPATGQIYDMMIYLTYLASKTEKIAFGTSATVLSLRHPLRVAKEIATLDQLFPERIMLGVSSGDRRADFKALGVSHETRGEKFREAFAYLEEILYKNFPSIQSTLGEVHGANLVPKPSKHIPTFITGFSQQNMDWFAEHGDGWMYYPRSPVHQAEAIGQWRELVEDYHPDVFKPFIQPMHLDLSEDPNERPTPIRLGYRTGRKALIELLDIYKSIGVNHLFLALFDGQRPADEVLDELGEEVLPHFPAL, encoded by the coding sequence ATGGAAAAGTTTGCGAATCATTTTGGATATAATCGTATGTTTGCGAAAGATCGACTTACATTAGGAGTTCACATTCCGATTGAAAATTATCAGTTTCATGCGCCAACGATGGAAAAGCAAGTAGAGTTAGTGCAAAAAGCAGAACAATACGGTTTTACAGGTGTATGGCTTCGCGATGTATTGCTGCAAGACCCTGACTTTGGTGATCCTGCAACAGGTCAAATTTACGATATGATGATTTATTTGACATATTTAGCAAGCAAAACAGAGAAAATCGCATTTGGAACGTCGGCAACTGTATTGTCACTTCGTCATCCATTGCGTGTGGCGAAAGAAATTGCTACATTAGATCAACTATTTCCAGAAAGAATTATGCTTGGCGTTTCATCCGGTGACAGACGTGCTGATTTCAAGGCGTTAGGTGTTAGTCATGAAACACGAGGTGAAAAGTTTAGAGAAGCGTTTGCTTACTTGGAAGAAATTTTGTATAAAAACTTCCCGTCTATCCAGTCGACACTAGGAGAAGTTCATGGTGCGAATTTAGTTCCAAAACCGTCTAAGCATATTCCAACCTTTATTACAGGTTTTAGTCAGCAAAATATGGACTGGTTCGCTGAACATGGAGATGGATGGATGTATTATCCACGTAGTCCAGTACATCAGGCGGAAGCAATTGGACAATGGAGAGAACTAGTAGAGGATTATCATCCAGATGTATTCAAACCATTTATACAACCGATGCATTTAGATTTATCTGAAGATCCAAATGAACGTCCTACACCGATCCGTTTAGGTTACCGTACAGGGCGTAAGGCACTAATTGAATTACTTGATATATATAAAAGTATTGGTGTGAATCATTTATTCCTTGCTCTATTTGATGGTCAACGTCCAGCTGACGAAGTATTGGATGAGCTAGGAGAAGAAGTACTACCTCATTTCCCAGCATTGTAA